A region from the Citrobacter koseri ATCC BAA-895 genome encodes:
- the fadI gene encoding acetyl-CoA C-acyltransferase FadI encodes MSQALPLVTRQGDRIAIVSGLRTPFARQATAFHGIPAVELGKMVVGELLARSEIPAEVIEQLVFGQVVQMPEAPNIAREIVLGTGMNVHTDAYSVSRACATSFQAVANVAESLMAGTIRAGIAGGADSSSVLPIGVSKKLARILVDVNKARTTGQKLKLFSRLRLRDLMPVPPAVAEYSTGLRMGDTAEQMAKTYGITREQQDALAHRSHQRAAQAWAEGKLADEVMTTYAPPYKEPFSEDNNIRGNSTLADYAKLRPAFDRQHGTVTAANSTPLTDGAAAVILMTESRAKELGLAPLGYLRSYAFTAIDVWQDMLLGPAWSTPLALERAGLTLADLSLIDMHEAFAAQTLANIQLLGSERFARDVLGRAHATGEVDDSKFNVLGGSIAYGHPFAATGARMITQTLHELRRRGGGFGLVTACAAGGLGAAMVLEAE; translated from the coding sequence ATGAGTCAGGCTTTACCACTGGTTACCCGCCAGGGCGATCGTATCGCCATTGTAAGCGGATTACGTACGCCGTTTGCTCGTCAGGCCACCGCTTTTCATGGCATTCCTGCTGTTGAGTTGGGAAAAATGGTTGTTGGGGAATTGCTGGCGCGCAGTGAAATACCTGCCGAGGTTATTGAGCAACTGGTTTTTGGCCAGGTGGTGCAAATGCCTGAAGCTCCCAATATCGCCCGGGAAATTGTGCTGGGTACGGGGATGAATGTTCACACCGATGCCTACAGCGTAAGCCGGGCGTGCGCGACCAGTTTTCAGGCGGTAGCGAATGTTGCGGAAAGCCTGATGGCGGGGACGATTCGCGCGGGGATTGCTGGCGGCGCGGACTCCTCTTCCGTGTTACCCATTGGCGTCAGCAAAAAGCTGGCGCGTATACTGGTGGACGTCAATAAAGCCCGCACGACCGGGCAAAAACTCAAACTCTTTTCCCGCCTGCGTCTGCGAGACCTGATGCCTGTTCCGCCCGCGGTCGCTGAATATTCCACCGGGCTACGGATGGGCGATACGGCCGAGCAAATGGCGAAAACCTATGGCATTACGCGTGAGCAGCAGGATGCGCTGGCGCATCGTTCCCATCAACGAGCCGCGCAGGCCTGGGCCGAAGGTAAACTGGCGGATGAGGTGATGACGACATATGCGCCGCCGTATAAAGAGCCTTTTTCTGAAGACAATAATATTCGTGGCAACTCTACTCTGGCAGATTATGCGAAGCTGCGCCCCGCGTTTGATCGACAACATGGGACGGTCACGGCGGCGAACAGTACGCCGCTGACGGATGGCGCGGCAGCCGTCATCCTGATGACGGAGTCTCGCGCTAAAGAACTTGGCCTGGCGCCGTTGGGTTATCTGCGTAGCTATGCGTTTACCGCAATTGACGTCTGGCAGGACATGCTGCTGGGCCCGGCCTGGTCGACGCCGCTGGCGCTGGAGCGGGCCGGATTAACGCTGGCCGATCTCTCGTTAATTGATATGCATGAAGCCTTTGCCGCCCAGACGCTGGCTAACATTCAACTGCTTGGCAGCGAGCGTTTTGCCCGCGACGTGCTGGGCAGGGCGCATGCGACCGGAGAAGTGGATGACAGTAAGTTTAACGTCCTCGGCGGGTCGATTGCCTATGGACATCCGTTTGCCGCAACGGGGGCACGGATGATCACGCAAACCCTGCATGAGCTACGCCGTCGGGGAGGCGGTTTTGGCCTGGTGACCGCGTGCGCAGCGGGAGGTTTAGGGGCGGCAATGGTTCTGGAGGCGGAATAA
- a CDS encoding YfcZ/YiiS family protein — MSKCSADETPVCCCMDVGTIMDNSDCTASYSRVFENRAQAEETLAALTEKARGVESEPCQITSTFTEEAEGVRLDIDFVFACEAETLIFQLGLR, encoded by the coding sequence ATGAGTAAATGCAGTGCTGATGAAACCCCGGTTTGCTGCTGTATGGATGTTGGCACCATTATGGACAACTCCGATTGCACCGCGTCCTACAGCCGTGTGTTTGAAAACCGCGCGCAGGCCGAAGAAACGCTGGCGGCTCTGACAGAAAAAGCGCGTGGTGTGGAATCTGAACCTTGCCAGATTACATCCACCTTTACCGAAGAAGCTGAAGGCGTGCGTCTGGACATCGACTTTGTCTTCGCCTGCGAAGCTGAAACGCTGATCTTCCAGCTGGGTCTGCGTTAA
- a CDS encoding formate/nitrite transporter family protein, which yields MDKFSEEKIDQHSDELEVESEEKQRGKKIEVDEDRLPSRAMAIHEHIRQDGEKELERDAMALLWSAIAAGLSMGASLLAKGIFHVQLDGVPGSFLLENLGYTFGFIIVIMARQQLFTENTVTAVLPVMQNPTMGNAGLLMRLWSVVLLGNVVGTGIAAWAFEYMPIFDEETRDAFVKIGMDVMKNSPGEMFANAIISGWIIATMVWMFPAAGAAKIVVIILMTWLIALADTTHIVVGSVEILYLVFNGTLHWSDFFWPFALPTLAGNICGGTFIFALMSHAQIRNDMSARRKEEARLRAGKKAEKQKKQS from the coding sequence ATGGATAAATTCAGCGAAGAGAAAATTGATCAACACAGTGACGAACTCGAAGTCGAAAGCGAAGAAAAACAACGCGGGAAAAAGATAGAGGTCGACGAGGATCGCCTCCCCTCACGCGCGATGGCGATTCACGAACATATCCGCCAGGACGGCGAAAAAGAGCTGGAGCGTGACGCTATGGCGCTGCTGTGGTCAGCCATTGCCGCAGGGCTCTCAATGGGCGCCTCGCTACTGGCGAAAGGTATTTTTCACGTACAGCTGGACGGCGTCCCCGGCAGTTTTTTACTTGAGAATCTGGGTTATACCTTTGGTTTTATCATCGTCATCATGGCGCGCCAGCAGTTGTTTACTGAAAATACCGTCACCGCCGTTCTGCCGGTGATGCAAAACCCGACGATGGGCAACGCGGGTCTGCTGATGCGGCTCTGGAGCGTGGTGTTACTGGGCAACGTAGTCGGTACTGGCATCGCCGCATGGGCTTTTGAATATATGCCTATATTTGACGAAGAAACGCGTGATGCGTTTGTCAAAATCGGCATGGATGTGATGAAAAACAGCCCTGGCGAGATGTTTGCCAATGCCATTATCTCCGGCTGGATCATTGCCACAATGGTATGGATGTTTCCCGCTGCCGGCGCCGCAAAAATCGTGGTGATCATTCTGATGACCTGGCTTATCGCCCTCGCTGACACGACCCATATCGTCGTGGGTTCGGTTGAAATCCTCTATCTGGTGTTTAACGGCACGCTGCACTGGAGCGACTTTTTCTGGCCCTTTGCTTTGCCCACGCTGGCGGGGAATATCTGCGGCGGTACATTCATCTTCGCGCTTATGAGCCATGCGCAGATCCGTAATGATATGAGCGCCAGACGCAAAGAAGAGGCCAGGCTGCGTGCCGGAAAGAAGGCGGAAAAGCAGAAAAAACAGTCCTGA
- the fadL gene encoding long-chain fatty acid transporter FadL: MSQKTLFTKSALAVAVAIVSTQAWSAGFQLNEFSSSGLGRAYSGEGAIADDAGNVSRNPALIMMFDRPTFSAGAVYIDPDVNVTGRSNLTGQNANANNIAPTAWVPNLHFVAPINDQFGWGASITSNYGLATEFNKDYSAGIYGGKTDLQTVNLNLSGAYRLNNSWSFGVGFDAVYAKAKIERYAGSLGPVLSQQLVGQGVPSQWTDGINSPDSQIAHLKGDEWGFGWNAGILYELDKDNRWGLTYRSEVKIDFEGDYKSSINPNLNNIFASMGLSSLPYGTGGATQNGSLTLNLPEMWEISGYNRVAPQWAIHYSLTYTSWSQFQELKAKGDDGQTLFYKDESFKDAYRIALGTTYYYDKNWTFRTGIAYDDSPVPANKRSISIPDQDRLWLSAGATYAFNEDASIDVGASYMHGQNVKFTEGEGPAAYSFKSDGKAWLFGTNFNYAF, encoded by the coding sequence ATGAGCCAGAAAACCCTGTTTACAAAGTCTGCTCTCGCAGTCGCAGTGGCAATCGTCTCCACACAGGCCTGGTCTGCAGGCTTTCAGTTAAACGAATTTTCTTCCTCTGGCCTTGGCCGGGCTTATTCGGGTGAAGGCGCTATCGCAGATGATGCCGGTAACGTTAGCCGCAACCCGGCGTTAATTATGATGTTCGATCGCCCCACCTTCTCTGCGGGTGCGGTGTATATCGATCCAGATGTCAATGTGACCGGCCGCTCTAACTTAACCGGGCAAAATGCCAACGCGAATAATATTGCGCCAACAGCGTGGGTTCCTAACCTGCACTTCGTTGCGCCGATCAACGATCAGTTCGGTTGGGGGGCATCCATTACCTCCAACTATGGCCTCGCCACCGAATTCAATAAAGATTATTCAGCCGGTATCTATGGCGGTAAAACAGACCTGCAAACGGTGAACCTGAACCTCAGCGGCGCCTATCGCCTGAATAATAGCTGGAGCTTCGGGGTTGGTTTTGATGCGGTTTACGCGAAGGCTAAAATTGAGCGCTATGCGGGTTCCCTCGGTCCGGTGCTTTCACAACAGCTGGTTGGACAAGGCGTACCCTCTCAGTGGACGGATGGCATTAACTCCCCTGACTCCCAGATCGCTCACCTGAAGGGTGATGAGTGGGGATTCGGCTGGAACGCAGGCATCCTGTATGAACTCGACAAAGATAACCGTTGGGGCCTGACCTACCGCTCTGAAGTGAAAATCGACTTCGAAGGCGATTACAAAAGCTCCATTAACCCAAATCTGAACAATATTTTCGCCAGTATGGGGCTTTCAAGCCTGCCATACGGCACTGGCGGCGCAACACAGAATGGTTCCTTAACCCTGAACCTGCCTGAAATGTGGGAAATCTCCGGTTATAACCGCGTCGCGCCGCAATGGGCTATCCACTATAGCCTGACTTATACCAGCTGGAGCCAGTTCCAGGAGTTAAAAGCCAAAGGCGACGATGGCCAGACGCTCTTCTATAAAGATGAAAGCTTTAAGGATGCGTACCGTATCGCGTTGGGTACGACCTACTACTACGATAAGAACTGGACTTTCCGTACCGGTATCGCGTATGACGATAGCCCGGTTCCGGCAAACAAACGCTCCATTTCTATTCCCGATCAGGACCGTCTGTGGCTGAGCGCGGGTGCAACTTACGCCTTCAATGAAGATGCTTCTATCGACGTTGGCGCATCCTATATGCACGGTCAGAACGTGAAATTCACCGAAGGGGAAGGCCCGGCAGCTTACTCCTTCAAGTCTGACGGTAAAGCCTGGCTGTTCGGTACGAACTTTAACTACGCGTTCTGA
- the mlaA gene encoding phospholipid-binding lipoprotein MlaA, which translates to MKLRLSALALGSTLLVGCASSGTEQQGRSDPLEGFNRTMYNFNFNVLDPYVVRPVAVAWRDYVPQPARNGLSNFTSNLEEPAIMVNYFLQGDPYQGMVHFTRFFLNSILGMGGFIDVAGMANPKLQRVEPHRFGSTLGHYGVGYGPYVQLPFYGSFTLREDGGDMADTLYPVLSWLTWPMSIGKWTIEGIETRAQLLDSDGLLRQSSDPYILVREAYFQRHDFIANGGKLKPQENPNAQAIQDDLKEIDSE; encoded by the coding sequence ATGAAGCTTCGCCTGTCGGCGCTTGCGCTGGGGAGCACACTGCTGGTGGGATGTGCAAGCTCCGGTACAGAACAGCAGGGGCGTTCAGATCCGCTCGAAGGATTTAACCGCACCATGTACAACTTCAACTTTAACGTGTTGGACCCGTATGTCGTTCGACCGGTCGCTGTCGCCTGGCGTGATTATGTTCCGCAGCCTGCCAGAAATGGTTTGAGTAATTTTACCAGCAACCTCGAAGAGCCTGCGATTATGGTGAACTATTTCCTGCAGGGCGATCCCTATCAGGGCATGGTGCACTTCACCCGCTTCTTCCTGAATAGTATTTTGGGAATGGGGGGCTTTATTGATGTTGCGGGGATGGCGAATCCAAAACTACAGCGTGTTGAACCGCACCGTTTCGGCAGTACGTTAGGCCATTACGGTGTGGGGTATGGCCCCTACGTGCAACTTCCGTTCTATGGCAGCTTCACGCTGCGTGAAGATGGCGGTGATATGGCCGATACCCTTTATCCGGTACTTTCCTGGCTCACCTGGCCGATGTCTATTGGTAAATGGACCATTGAAGGAATTGAAACCCGCGCGCAACTGCTGGATTCCGATGGTCTGCTGCGTCAGTCTTCCGACCCGTATATTCTGGTGCGTGAAGCATACTTCCAGCGTCATGACTTCATCGCTAACGGCGGGAAGCTTAAACCGCAGGAAAACCCGAATGCCCAGGCGATTCAGGACGATCTTAAAGAGATTGATTCTGAATAA